The Homo sapiens chromosome 5, GRCh38.p14 Primary Assembly genome includes a window with the following:
- the RXFP3 gene encoding relaxin-3 receptor 1 encodes MQMADAATIATMNKAAGGDKLAELFSLVPDLLEAANTSGNASLQLPDLWWELGLELPDGAPPGHPPGSGGAESADTEARVRILISVVYWVVCALGLAGNLLVLYLMKSMQGWRKSSINLFVTNLALTDFQFVLTLPFWAVENALDFKWPFGKAMCKIVSMVTSMNMYASVFFLTAMSVTRYHSVASALKSHRTRGHGRGDCCGRSLGDSCCFSAKALCVWIWALAALASLPSAIFSTTVKVMGEELCLVRFPDKLLGRDRQFWLGLYHSQKVLLGFVLPLGIIILCYLLLVRFIADRRAAGTKGGAAVAGGRPTGASARRLSKVTKSVTIVVLSFFLCWLPNQALTTWSILIKFNAVPFSQEYFLCQVYAFPVSVCLAHSNSCLNPVLYCLVRREFRKALKSLLWRIASPSITSMRPFTATTKPEHEDQGLQAPAPPHAAAEPDLLYYPPGVVVYSGGRYDLLPSSSAY; translated from the coding sequence ATGCAGATGGCCGATGCAGCCACGATAGCCACCATGAATAAGGCAGCAGGCGGGGACAAGCTAGCAGAACTCTTCAGTCTGGTCCCGGACCTTCTGGAGGCGGCCAACACGAGTGGTAACGCGTCGCTGCAGCTTCCGGACTTGTGgtgggagctggggctggagtTGCCGGACGGCGCGCCGCCAGGACATCCCCCGGGCAGCGGCGGGGCAGAGAGCGCGGACACAGAGGCCCGGGTGCGGATTCTCATCAGCGTGGTGTACTGGGTGGTGTGCGCCCTGGGGTTGGCGGGCAACCTGCTGGTTCTCTACCTGATGAAGAGCATGCAGGGCTGGCGCAAGTCCTCTATCAACCTCTTCGTCACCAACCTGGCGCTGACGGACTTTCAGTTTGTGCTCACCCTGCCCTTCTGGGCGGTGGAGAACGCTCTTGACTTCAAATGGCCCTTCGGCAAGGCCATGTGTAAGATCGTGTCCATGGTGACGTCCATGAACATGTACGCCAGCGTGTTCTTCCTCACTGCCATGAGTGTGACGCGCTACCATTCGGTGGCCTCGGCTCTGAAGAGCCACCGGACCCGAGGACACGGCCGGGGCGACTGCTGCGGCCGGAGCCTGGGGGACAGCTGCTGCTTCTCGGCCAAGGCGCTGTGTGTGTGGATCTGGGCTTTGGCCGCGCTGGCCTCGCTGCCCAGTGCCATTTTCTCCACCACGGTCAAGGTGATGGGCGAGGAGCTGTGCCTGGTGCGTTTCCCGGACAAGTTGCTGGGCCGCGACAGGCAGTTCTGGCTGGGCCTCTACCACTCGCAGAAGGTGCTGCTGGGCTTCGTGCTGCCGCTGGGCATCATTATCTTGTGCTACCTGCTGCTGGTGCGCTTCATCGCCGACCGCCGCGCGGCGGGGACCAAAGGAGGGGCCGCGGTAGCCGGAGGACGCCCGACCGGAGCCAGCGCCCGGAGACTGTCGAAGGTCACCAAATCAGTGACCATCGTTGTCCTGTCCTTCTTCCTGTGTTGGCTGCCCAACCAGGCGCTCACCACCTGGAGCATCCTCATCAAGTTCAACGCGGTGCCCTTCAGCCAGGAGTATTTCCTGTGCCAGGTATACGCGTTCCCTGTGAGCGTGTGCCTAGCGCACTCCAACAGCTGCCTCAACCCCGTCCTCTACTGCCTCGTGCGCCGCGAGTTCCGCAAGGCGCTCAAGAGCCTGCTGTGGCGCATCGCGTCTCCTTCGATCACCAGCATGCGCCCCTTCACCGCCACTACCAAGCCGGAGCACGAGGATCAGGGGCTGCAGGCCCCGGCGCCGCCCCACGCGGCCGCGGAGCCGGACCTGCTCTACTACCCACCTGGCGTCGTGGTCTACAGCGGGGGGCGCTACGACCTGCTGCCCAGCAGCTCTGCCTACTGA